The Streptomyces fungicidicus nucleotide sequence TGGTCGTCTGGGTGAAGTCCGTGGTGGAGCTGGAGCGCAGCAGCTTGCCGCCGTCGACGACCACGACGTGGTCGCAGGTGCGCTCGAGTTCGCCCAGCAGGTGCGAGGTGACCAGCACGGAGATGCCGAAGTCGGTGTGGATGCGGCGGATCAGGCCCAGCATCTCGTCGCGGCCGACCGGGTCGAGGCCGTTGGTGGGCTCGTCCAGGAAGACCAGCTGGGGGTCGTGCACCAGGGCCTGCGCGAGTTTCACGCGCTGCTTCATGCCCGTGGAGTAGCCGCCGATGGGGCGGTAGCGCTCCTCGTACAGGCCGACGTGGCGCAGGGTGTCCGCGGTGCGCTCCCGCGCGGCGGTGGGCGGCAGGCCGGACATGCGTGCCATGTGGACGACGAACTCGGTGGCCGAGACGTCCGGTGGCAGGCAGTCGTGCTCCGGCATGTAGCCGACCCGCTCGCGGATGGCGGCGCCCTTGGTGGCGACGTCGAGCCCGAGCACTTCGGCTCGGCCCTCGGTGGCGGGGGACAGACCCAGCAGGATCTTGATCAGTGTGGACTTGCCGGCTCCATTGGCTCCGACGAGTCCGGTCACACCGGGCCCGACGTCCACGGAGAGCCGGTCAAGAGCGGTCACCCGGGGGAACCGCTTGCTCAGGCTTTCGGTCACGATCACAGTCACGTCCTAGACGGTAGTGACCCGCACCACTGCGGTCGTCAGACCGGAGAGCCGTCTTGGGGTCCGTCTGGAGTCGTACGGGCCCGTAGGGGAGCCCTGCCCGAGGGGCACTCACCGGCCCCCCGGCAGGCGCTGTTGACGATCCGTCTCACTACTGCCACATTCGCCGGTGTGACGGGACTGAGTGGCGCGCGGGAGCGCCGGGTGCGTACGGGCGGGGTCGAACTGTGCGTGGCCGAGCTGGGCGATCCCGGGCGGCCGACGGTCGTCCTGGTGCACGGCTATCCGGACAGCAAGGAGGTGTGGTCCGAGGTCGCGCCCCGGCTGGCCGAGCGGTTCCACGTGGTGGCGTACGACGTCCGCGGCCACGGCCGGTCCACGGCGCCGCGTCCGCTGCGCGGCGGGTTCACCCTGGAGAAGCTGACCGACGACTTCCTGGCCGTCGCCGACGCGGTCAGCCCGGACCGTCCGGTGCACCTGGTGGGGCACGACTGGGGCTCGGTGCAGTGCTGGGAGTTCGTCACGGTGGGGCGCACCGCGGGGCGGATCGCCTCCTTCACCTCGATGTCGGGGCCGTCCCTCGACCACTTCGGGCACTGGATCAACAGCCGGCTGAAGCGGCCCACCCCGCGCCGGGTCGGCCAACTGCTCGGCCAGGGCGCCAAGTCCTGGTACGTCTACCTGCTGCACACTCCGGTGCTGCCCGAACTGGCCTGGCGCGGCCCGCTCGGCAGGCGCTGGCCGCGGATACTGGAGCGCGTCGAGAAGGTGCCCGGCGGCGGCTATCCCACCCCGTCACTGCCCTCGGACGCGGCGCACGGCGCCTGGCTGTACCGGGACAACGTGCGGCCCCGGCTGCGCGCTCCGCGCGCAGACGCCTACGCGCACGCGCCCGTGCAGCTCATCACGCCCCTGGACGACGCGTTCCTCTCGGAGCGGCTCTACGAGGATCTGGAGCTGTGGGTGCCGCGGCTGACCCGGCGGACGCTGCGGGCCCGGCACTGGGTCCCGCGCACCCGCCCCGACCAGCTGGCGGCGTGGACAGGCGACTTCGTGACGTCCGTGGAGGAGGGCCGCCCGGAGGTGCCGGCTCGGGGCCGGTACGCCGACCGGTTCGGCGGGCGGCTGGTCCTGGTCACGGGGGCGGGCAGCGGCATCGGGCGGGCGACCGCGCTGGCGTTCGCCGAGGCGGGCGCGCGGGTCCTGGCGGTCGACCGGGACGCCGGGGCGGCGGCCCGCACCGCCGGAGAGGCCCGTGACCGCGGTGCGGCGGCCGCCTGGGCGGAGACGGCGGACGTGTCCGACGAGCGGGCCATGGAGAAGCTCGCCGAGCGGGTCACCGCCGAGCACGGCGTGGTGGACGTGCTGGTGAACAACGCCGGCGTCGGGCTGGGCGGCCCCTTCCTCGACACCACCGCGGAGGAATGGCGGAAGGTGCTAGACGTCAACCTGTGGGGTGTGATCCACGGCTGCCGGCTCTTCGGGAGCCGGATGGCCGAGCGGGGGCAGGGCGGCCACATCGTCAACGTCGCCTCGGCGGCGGCGTTCCAGCCGTCGAGGGCGCTGCCCGCGTACGGCACGTCGAAGGCGGCGGTGCTGATGCTGAGCGAGTGCCTGCGCGCGGAACTGGCGGAGCGGGACATCGGCGTGACCGCGGTCTGCCCCGGGTTCGTCGACACCCCCATCACCTCCACCGCGCGCTTCGCGGGCGCGGACGCCGAGGAGGAACGGCGGCTGCGGAAGCGGGCGGCCCGCCTGTACGGGCTACGCGGCTACCCGCCGGAGAAGGTCGCCGCCGCGATCCTGCGGGCGGTGGCGCGTGACGAGGCGGTGGTGCCGGTCACGCCGGAGGCGCGCACCGCGTACGCGTTGTCGCGATGGCTGCCGGGGGCGTCGCGGCGGATCGCGCGGGTGAAGCCGCCGGTGTGAGGCGGTGGAGCGCTTGTTTGTCCACAACGAGGGCCAATTCCTCTGTGGATAAACGCACTTGGCTGTGGATCAAACCTGTGGAGCAAAATCGATCGCGTGACGCGCGTCTCTCCCGGCAGTCTGAGGGGATGGACGAAGAACGCACCGTGAAGGTGTCGAAGTACCTCGCCAGGCATCTGCGTCACCAGCCCGCGAGGATCGGGCTGACCCTCGACGAGGGCGGCTGGGTCGAGATCGGCACACTGATCGCCGCGGCGTCCGCGCACGGCTTCCGGTTCTCCCGGGAGGAACTGGACCATGTCGTCGCCACCAACGACAAGCGGCGCTTCGCCGTGGAGGGCACCCGGATCCGCGCCAGCCAGGGCCACACCGTCGAGGTCGACCTGGGACTGGCCCCGGCCGTCCCGCCGCCGTACCTCTACCACGGCACCGTCGCCCGCAATCTGGAGGCGATCCGAGCCGAGGGGCTGCGGGCCATGGACCGGCACGACGTGCACCTCTCCGCGGACCGCGCGACCGCGACCCGTGTCGGCGCCCGCCGGGGCCGCCCCGTGGTGCTGTCGGTGGACGCGGCCGCCATGCACCGCGACGGCCATGTCTTCCGGGTGAGCGCGAACGGTGTCTGGCTGACCGGGTCCGTTCCCGGCCGCTACCTGCGCTTTCCCGCGGGCCACTGAGGCCGCGTGATCGGCGGCATGGAACACCTGCCCAGCACCGAGGCCGCCGTCACCGCCCTCCGGGCGCTCGCCGGCGTCCACGGGCGCGAGATGGTGGTCACCCAGGGCATCGGCGCGGAACGGACCTCGCGCGCCACCGCCGCGGGCGTCGGCGTCACCGTCGACCCCGACGGCTCCCTGCCCCACGAGGCCCACGTCGAGGTGCCGGCCTTTCACTCCGTGGCTGCACGCGCACGCCTGGTGACCGGAACACGAACCCCGATCGTTTCACGTGAAACGTCCCTCGCCGCATAGGCTCGGCAGTATGACTCTGCGTCTGAGCACCGTGATCCTCCCGTACCGCCGCTGGCACGAGGGCAGCCGTTCGGCGTGGGTGCGCGCCGAGGAACTCGGCTTCCACACGGGGTACACCTACGACCACCTGTCCTGGCGCAGCTTCCGGGACGGCCCCTGGTTCGGCGCCGTCCCGACGCTGACCGCGGCCGCGGGGGTGACCGAGCGGATGCGGCTGGGCACCCTCGTGACCTCGCCGAACTTCCGGCACCCGGTGACCCTCGCCAAGGAGCTCATCACCCTCGACGACATCTCCGGCGGGCGCGTCACGCTGGGGATAGGCGCGGGCGGCACCGGCTTCGACGCCACCGCGCTCGGCCAGGAGCCCTGGACGCCCCGCGAGCGCGCCGACCGCTTCGCCGAGTTCGTCCCGCTGCTCGACCGGCTGCTCACCGAGGACTCCGTGTCGTACGAGGGCGACTTCTACGCGGCCCACGAGGCCCGCAACATCCCGGGCTGTGTGCAGCGGCCCCGGCTGCCGTTCGCCGTGGCGGCCACCGGGCCCCGCGGGCTGCGGCTCGCGGCCCGGCACGGGCAGGCGTGGGTGACCACCGGCGACCCCCGGCTGTACGAGAACGGAACCCCCGAGCAGTCGGTTCAGGCCATTCGCGGCCAGGCGGAGAGGCTGGCGGACGCCTGCGCCGAGCTGGGCCGGGACGTGACCGAACTGGACAAGATCCTGCTCACCGGGTTCACCCCGGACCGGGGCCGTCCGCTGGAGTCCCTGGACGCCTTCGTCGACTTCGCGGGACGCCACGCCGAGCTGGGATTCACCGAGATCGTGATCCACTGGCCCATTCCGGAGTCGGACTTCGCCGCGGACCAGAAGGTCGTCGAACGGATCGCCATGGAAGCCCCGGCGCAACTGCGGTGAGCCGGGAGCGTCCGCGCGCGGCCCCCGCTCCCTCCACGGGGGCGGGTGAGGCCGTCAGTGACGTGGATAACCACTCAGATGTGCGGACTCCCGCACGGCCGTGCGGGCATATGCGGGACAATGACCCGGTGACCTCAGCGACCCGACAGCCCGAGACCAGGACAGCCACCACCCCGCCGCGGCTCATCGCCACCGACCTCGACGGCACCCTGCTGCGCGACGACAAGTCGGTGTCCCCGCGCACCATCGCCGCGCTGGCCGCCGCCGAGGAGGCGGGCATCGAGGTCTTCTTCGTCACCGGCCGCCCGGCCCGCTGGATGGACGTCGTCAGCGACCACGTCCACGGCCACGGCCTCGCCATCTGCGGCAACGGCGCGGCCGTCGTCGACCTGCACGGCGGCCCCGGCGCCCACCGCTTCGTGAAGGTGCGCGAGCTGGCCCGGGAGAACGCGCTGGACGCCGTAGGGCTACTGCGCGACGCCGCACCGGGCACGGTGTACGCCGTCGAGCAGACCTACGGGTTCCACCAGGAGCCGGCGTACCCGAAGCTGCACATGGAGGTCCCGGACGGGTTCGCACCCGCCGAGGAGCTGCTGGCCCCGGACTCCCACACCGCGGGTGAGCCGGTGCTCAAGATCCTCGCCCACCACCCGGCGCTCGATCCCGACGCCTTCCTCACCCTGGCCCGGCTCGCGATCGGCGACCGCGCCACCGTCACCCGTTCCAGCCCCAGCGCCCTGCTGGAGATCAGCGGCCCCGACGTGTCCAAGGCCAGCACCCTCGCCCTGTGCTGCGCCGAACGCGGCATCTCGCACGAGGAGGTCGTCGCCTTCGGCGACATGCCGAACGACGTCGAGATGCTCACCTGGGCGGGCCGCTCCTACGCGATGGGCAACGCCCACCCGGACGTGCTGGCCGCCGCCTCGGGC carries:
- a CDS encoding SDR family oxidoreductase, with translation MTGLSGARERRVRTGGVELCVAELGDPGRPTVVLVHGYPDSKEVWSEVAPRLAERFHVVAYDVRGHGRSTAPRPLRGGFTLEKLTDDFLAVADAVSPDRPVHLVGHDWGSVQCWEFVTVGRTAGRIASFTSMSGPSLDHFGHWINSRLKRPTPRRVGQLLGQGAKSWYVYLLHTPVLPELAWRGPLGRRWPRILERVEKVPGGGYPTPSLPSDAAHGAWLYRDNVRPRLRAPRADAYAHAPVQLITPLDDAFLSERLYEDLELWVPRLTRRTLRARHWVPRTRPDQLAAWTGDFVTSVEEGRPEVPARGRYADRFGGRLVLVTGAGSGIGRATALAFAEAGARVLAVDRDAGAAARTAGEARDRGAAAAWAETADVSDERAMEKLAERVTAEHGVVDVLVNNAGVGLGGPFLDTTAEEWRKVLDVNLWGVIHGCRLFGSRMAERGQGGHIVNVASAAAFQPSRALPAYGTSKAAVLMLSECLRAELAERDIGVTAVCPGFVDTPITSTARFAGADAEEERRLRKRAARLYGLRGYPPEKVAAAILRAVARDEAVVPVTPEARTAYALSRWLPGASRRIARVKPPV
- a CDS encoding RNA 2'-phosphotransferase codes for the protein MDEERTVKVSKYLARHLRHQPARIGLTLDEGGWVEIGTLIAAASAHGFRFSREELDHVVATNDKRRFAVEGTRIRASQGHTVEVDLGLAPAVPPPYLYHGTVARNLEAIRAEGLRAMDRHDVHLSADRATATRVGARRGRPVVLSVDAAAMHRDGHVFRVSANGVWLTGSVPGRYLRFPAGH
- a CDS encoding ABC transporter ATP-binding protein, with product MIVTESLSKRFPRVTALDRLSVDVGPGVTGLVGANGAGKSTLIKILLGLSPATEGRAEVLGLDVATKGAAIRERVGYMPEHDCLPPDVSATEFVVHMARMSGLPPTAARERTADTLRHVGLYEERYRPIGGYSTGMKQRVKLAQALVHDPQLVFLDEPTNGLDPVGRDEMLGLIRRIHTDFGISVLVTSHLLGELERTCDHVVVVDGGKLLRSSSTTDFTQTTTTLAVEVTDTDEHPDGTRAVREALRARGVTVEDGSGLPGAGHILLLTARGEDTYDLVRDVIADLGLGLVRMEQRRHHIAEVFRNDEDGTAANGGEQRKEAVGHGN
- a CDS encoding LLM class flavin-dependent oxidoreductase, yielding MTLRLSTVILPYRRWHEGSRSAWVRAEELGFHTGYTYDHLSWRSFRDGPWFGAVPTLTAAAGVTERMRLGTLVTSPNFRHPVTLAKELITLDDISGGRVTLGIGAGGTGFDATALGQEPWTPRERADRFAEFVPLLDRLLTEDSVSYEGDFYAAHEARNIPGCVQRPRLPFAVAATGPRGLRLAARHGQAWVTTGDPRLYENGTPEQSVQAIRGQAERLADACAELGRDVTELDKILLTGFTPDRGRPLESLDAFVDFAGRHAELGFTEIVIHWPIPESDFAADQKVVERIAMEAPAQLR
- a CDS encoding Cof-type HAD-IIB family hydrolase — its product is MRDNDPVTSATRQPETRTATTPPRLIATDLDGTLLRDDKSVSPRTIAALAAAEEAGIEVFFVTGRPARWMDVVSDHVHGHGLAICGNGAAVVDLHGGPGAHRFVKVRELARENALDAVGLLRDAAPGTVYAVEQTYGFHQEPAYPKLHMEVPDGFAPAEELLAPDSHTAGEPVLKILAHHPALDPDAFLTLARLAIGDRATVTRSSPSALLEISGPDVSKASTLALCCAERGISHEEVVAFGDMPNDVEMLTWAGRSYAMGNAHPDVLAAASGRTVANNDDGVAVVIERLLDERR